The following coding sequences lie in one Rutidosis leptorrhynchoides isolate AG116_Rl617_1_P2 chromosome 4, CSIRO_AGI_Rlap_v1, whole genome shotgun sequence genomic window:
- the LOC139840012 gene encoding vacuolar-sorting protein BRO1-like: MASPSSATNIMLSINEKKTVTIDLYRPLRNYIVANYSERQAQTLEDDLETLKQLRISIERSTTDSLTSRRDLYQTYFKALTAVESRFPISSDKDHVNSVTFTWYDSFKTRNKASQQNIHLEKAAVLFNLGAVYNQIGLGFDRSTVEGRRQAVQSFTAAAGAFAYLRDNEAAKASVGNSVTVDVSVECAGMLERLMLAQAQECVFENTIAKGSTPGVCAKISRQAGLYYEEALAALNFAPLSQHFDKTWTSHIQLKTALFNGEACYRSSLELHDKEEIGDEIARLKNGISVLSDAKKSAPRGAPQQILDAINKLEGNLNINLDRAMKENDRVYLMRVPPVSSLPPLPGFSLVKSMNMNDVLDASKDRMFAGLVPDSSAKALSRYTEMLDDVIRTQAERLQQGSELARVNLKEMNLPDSILALEGHSMLPMALREDVEAVQVCGGPAGLQGELQQLQDLRRVNHELLVQTEQLIQKEATEDAQFRSQFGARWTRNPSSTLTKNLQDRLNRFAANLKQAADSDGKIERSVKDNMALMSILDSRPIESALPTLARPILSLDANEDAVVGGLKQSLRQLETLGTQRAGLEDMLKDMKRKDDILPKLMTSTGSYEDLFRKEISKYDHISEEISQNLQAQEQLLLQIQAQNNQFASAFNIDDYNASCEKCYKQIEAAIAKYREIKENINEGLKFYVTLQEAITNIKQQSSDFAMTRSIQSREMIEDLQRQISGLSVQDGRNSSSHTYSQPGPANMHYRPGPQTPYYQPPPSGYVQPPSPLPPPSGGSPYPPQYGQQPGPTGSQYGQPGYPGWQYAQGQQPGSGPSYTPYPPNQNQSGYYKQ, translated from the exons ATGGCATCTCCGTCATCGGCGACGAACATCATGCTCTCAATCAACGAGAAAAAAACCGTCACAATCGATCTCTACCGTCCGCTTCGTAACTACATAGTCGCCAATTACTCCGAACGCCAAGCTCAAACCCTAGAAGACGATCTCGAAACCCTAAAACAACTCCGAATCAGCATCGAACGATCAACAACCGATTCCCTCACTTCACGGCGTGACCTCTATCAAACTTACTTCAAAGCCTTAACAGCTGTTGAATCTAGGTTTCCGATTTCATCCGATAAGGATCACGTGAATTCTGTTACGTTCACGTGGTACGATTCGTTTAAAACCAGAAACAAAGCGTCTCAACAGAATATACATTTAGAGAAGGCTGCTGTTTTGTTTAATTTAGGTGCGGTGTATAATCAGATAGGGTTAGGGTTTGACCGGTCAACGGTGGAAGGACgaaggcaggcggtgcagtcgtttACTGCTGCAGCTGGTGCTTTTGCTTATTTGAGAGATAATGAGGCGGCGAAGGCTTCAGTTGGGAATTCGGTTACAGTTGATGTTTCAGTTGAGTGTGCAGGGATGCTGGAGAGGCTGATGCTTGCTCAAGCACAGGAGTGTGTGTTTGAGAACACAATTGCTAAAGGAAGCACTCCTGGCGTTTGTGCTAAGATTTCTAGACAG GCTGGACTGTACTATGAAGAAGCTCTAGCTGCACTAAATTTCGCACCTCTTAGTCAGCATTTTGACAAGACATGGACGTCACATATTCAGCTAAAGACGGCTTTATTCAATGGTGAGGCTTGTTATAGGAGTAGTTTGGAGCTTCATGATAAAGAAGAGATTGGGGATGAAATTGCACGATTGAAAAATGGGATTAGTGTTTTATCCGATGCTAAAAAGTCGGCTCCAAGAGGGGCTCCGCAGCAAATACTTGATGCAATTAATAAACTTGAAGGCAATCTTAATATCAATTTAGATAGGGCTATGAAGGAAAATGATAGGGTCTATCTTATGAGGGTTCCTCCAGTGAGTTCATTACCACCTCTTCCTGGATTTTCGTTAGTCAAGTCAATGAATATGAATGATGTTTTGGATGCATCCAAAGATAGAATGTTTGCAGGCTTAGTCCCTGATAGTAGTGCCAAGGCTTTATCTAGGTACACTGAAATGCTTGATGATGTCATCAGAACTCAAGCTGAGAGATTGCAGCAAGGGAGTGAGCTGGCCCGCGTGAACCTTAAGGAGATGAATCTACCAGATTCTATTCTTGCTTTAGAAGGTCATTCTATGTTGCCAATGGCTCTACGGGAAGATGTAGAGGCGGTTCAAGTTTGTGGGGGCCCAGCTGGTTTACAAGGTGAGCTACAACAACTTCAAGATTTAAGAAGGGTCAACCATGAATTGCTGGTTCAAACTGAGCAGCTTATTCAGAAAGAAGCAACAGAAGATGCACAGTTCAGAAGTCAATTTGGTGCACGATGGACCAGGAATCCATCTAGTACTCTCACAAAGAATTTACAGGATCGGTTAAACAGGTTTGCAGCAAATTTGAAACAAGCTGCTGATAGTGATGGTAAAATTGAACGTTCTGTGAAAGACAACATGGCACTCATGTCTATACTTGATAGCCGCCCG ATAGAATCTGCCCTTCCAACTTTGGCAAGGCCAATCTTATCTTTAGATGCAAATGAAGATGCTGTTGTGGGGGGCCTGAAACAGAGCCTG AGGCAACTTGAGACACTGGGTACACAAAGGGCGGGTCTGGAAGACATGCTTAAAGATATGAAGAGAAAG GATGATATACTTCCTAAACTGATGACATCTACCGGCTCATATGAGGATCTTTTCAGAAAGGAGATATCAAAATATGATCATATAAGTGAAGAAATATCTCAAAATCTACAAGCACAAGAGCAATTATTGCTGCAAATTCAG GCTCAAAACAACCAGTTTGCAAGCGCCTTTAACATTGATGACTACAATG CTTCCTGTGAGAAATGCTATAAGCAGATTGAGGCTGCTATAGCCAAGTATCGAGAAATCAAAGAGAATATCAACGAAGGATTAAAGTTCTACGTTACGCTTCAG GAAGCAATCACAAACATTAAACAGCAGTCAAGTGACTTTGCAATGACCCGAAGCATACAATCTCGGGAAATGATTGAAGATCTACAAAGACAAATATCGGGTCTCAGTGTTCAAGATGGTAGAAACTCGAGCAGTCATACTTACTCTCAACCCGGGCCCGCTAATATGCACTACAGGCCCGGACCTCAAACTCCTTATTACCAGCCGCCGCCATCAGGATACGTCCAGCCACCATCTCCTTTGCCACCGCCCAGTGGTGGGTCCCCATACCCTCCTCAATATGGCCAACAACCGGGACCCACTGGGTCCCAATATGGCCAGCCGGGTTACCCAGGTTGGCAGTATGCACAGGGTCAGCAACCAGGATCGGGGCCTTCATACACTCCGTACCCTCCTAACCAGAACCAAAGTGGCTACTATAAACAATGA
- the LOC139840880 gene encoding GDSL esterase/lipase 6 — translation MGKLPYLILFLSILFVDLASANQYLKSIFVFGDSQFDAGTNRLLKHCKLQANFTPYGSTFFHHPTGRFTNGRTVADFISQYMGINFQKPYEEVHREIQHGKVKSFPSNGLNFASAGSGLLPNTSQEAGVTSIQGQLQQFLSLIKRRIHLQKKKHVYLEKNQIVNSIYLIAAGGNDIFTYFLLPNTPPITQEAFAHVLLKEVSIVIRKLYMVGARRFVIFPVGPIGCIPGRVLIKSAPTHKCSGRMNRLAKYYNAGLARLVTVLPRIYPGAIVVYGATYSTTQKYRANPKQYGFANVTEACCGGGPLNGLLQCGLRGYKMCKKPNEYFFWDYFHPTERTYGLLSKGLWAGGRRQIWPINIQTLATNKTLQPH, via the exons ATGGGGAAATTGCCATATCTCATCCTCTTCCTCAGTATACTCTTTGTAGATTTAGCATCAGCCAACCAATACCTTAAGTCGATTTTCGTGTTTGGGGACTCTCAGTTTGATGCGGGTACCAACCGTTTACTCAAGCATTGTAAACTACAAGCCAACTTTACACCTTATGGTTCGACCTTCTTTCACCATCCAACCGGAAGGTTCACCAATGGTCGAACCGTCGCAGATTTCATTT CACAATATATGGGAATTAATTTCCAAAAACCATACGAAGAAGTTCATCGAGAGATTCAACATGGCAAGGTAAAAAGTTTTCCGTCCAACGGACTCAACTTTGCTAGTGCAGGAAGTGGACTTTTGCCGAATACAAGCCAGGAAGCA GGGGTGACATCAATTCAAGGCCAGTTACAACAATTCCTAAGCCTAATAAAGCGACGGATCCATTTACAAAAGAAGAAGCACGTATATTTGGAAAAGAATCAAATTGTTAACTCGATATATCTTATAGCTGCGGGTGGAAATGACATTTTTACTTATTTCTTGTTACCAAACACACCACCTATTACTCAAGAAGCGTTTGCACATGTTTTGCTGAAAGAAGTATCCATCGTTATTAGAAAACTCTACATGGTTGGGGCTCGTAGGTTCGTCATATTCCCTGTGGGTCCCATTGGGTGCATTCCGGGGCGAGTCCTCATAAAGAGTGCACCAACGCATAAATGCTCAGGAAGAATGAACCGCTTGGCTAAATATTACAATGCTGGTTTGGCTCGTTTAGTAACCGTTTTACCTAGAATTTATCCTGGTGCAATCGTTGTTTATGGTGCCACTTATAGCACTACACAAAAGTATCGTGCTAACCCAAAACAGTATG GTTTTGCGAATGTGACTGAAGCATGTTGTGGAGGTGGGCCCCTAAATGGATTGTTGCAATGTGGGTTACGTGGCTACAAGATGTGCAAGAAACCAAATGAATACTTCTTTTGGGACTATTTTCATCCAACTGAGCGTACTTATGGGCTTCTCTCGAAAGGATTATGGGCTGGAGGCAGAAGACAAATATGGCCCATTAATATCCAGACTTTGGCTACCAACAAGACCTTACAGCCACATTGA